In Leptidea sinapis chromosome 28, ilLepSina1.1, whole genome shotgun sequence, a single genomic region encodes these proteins:
- the LOC126973173 gene encoding cytochrome c oxidase assembly protein COX16 homolog, mitochondrial: MNYISDAWVKYNRRKSVKYGLPFLIFVVGGSFGLRQWTQVRYEIGRVKGVTKEEAEKMGLKKERDVTLESTFEDIQKLDIDHWENKRGPRPWEENTIIDKTK, encoded by the exons ATGAATTATATTAGTGACGCTTGGGTGAAATACAACAGGAGGAAGTCTGTGAAATATGGATTGCCATTTCTCATATTTGTTGTAGGGGGTTCCTTTGGTCTAAGACAGTGGACACAAGTCAG ATATGAAATAGGAAGAGTAAAAGGAGTTACAAAAGAAGAGGCTGAAAAAATGGGTCTTAAGAAAGAACGGGATGTAACATTAGAAAGTACATTTGAAGATATACAGAAATTAGACATAGACCACTGGGAAAATAAAAGAGGCCCTAGGCCTTGGGAAGAAAACACTATCatagataaaacaaaataa